The following nucleotide sequence is from Trifolium pratense cultivar HEN17-A07 linkage group LG2, ARS_RC_1.1, whole genome shotgun sequence.
TTGGCATTTGACTTGCTCAGGACACATTTGAGAGTGTTTTTTCTGAAATTCTTTAGAagtgtttttcaatttttttattactgaGTTTGGTTCTTTGAACTTAAAATCCCAATTAACATAGCCATTTACCTTAAATCACTTTTGGGTGGAAGGTAGTGGGTAATGCCatgttttatttgttaaaataaCTTCAACATTATGCGAACATACTATTTTCACATCTTTCATGTCAATGGTCTTCAAAAATCTTGTATCTAGCAAATGAATGTTACATTCTAGAGGCCACTTGTTGATTTGCTTTGTTTATGTTATGCCTCCTTGATTCCCTCTCGCTGAACATCGGAAGTAGGGCTTAATCTCAATGTGGAATATTTTACATAGGAAACTTTCAGAACTTGTTGAAACCAAGTCTGTGTTACGAGATCATATACCTATCATCAGAAGGTTTACTGGGGGAGGGACTGTTGTTGTTGACAATGGCACTATATTTGTTACATTGATATGCAATAAAGACGCTGTTCCAAATGTTCAACCCTTTCCTCGTCCCATTATGTCGTGGAGTGGTCTATTGTATGGTAAAGTTTTTGAAGGGCTTGCCGATTTCCATCTCCGTGAAAATGGTATAGTGATTGAGTCTTGTTGTATCAAAGTATGTTAAATGAGCACATAAAATTTACAGTGCAGAGTTGTGTTTAATTCAATGGTTCATTCAAAGTATGTTTAAATTTAAATCTGTTTCATGAATTTTATGATCAATTTCTGATCCAattcttttttcctttcctttgtGCTCAAAGATTATGCCTTTGGTGATCGCAAGTTTGGTGGAAATGCTCAATCTATAACCAAGAACCGTTGGATACACCACACGTCTTTTCTATGGGATTATCAAGTCAAGAATATGTCTTATCTCAAGTTACCTTCAAAGGCTCCTAAGTATCGATTAGTAAGTTTATTTTGAGATCTTTCTTTACTCTAAAATCAGGTTATTAGTTCTATAATTTATGCTCCCTATCTTGTGCATTTGTGTACAATTTAGAAGTTGGTTATTGTCTGcaaacatcatcatcaacctCAAATAGTGTTAAGATTTTTGCTTTATTTGTTTATCGGTTGATGCTCACATTTTGTTGCTACGGTACAGACAAGAGACCACACGGATTTTATTTGTCGAATGAAGGAGCATATGCCAAGATCAGAATTTATAGAGAGAACTATAAAGGCGGTCGGAGATGAGTTTTCTGTGAGTCCCGTTAGCTTGGATTCCATAGACATTGATTCTGTTTCTGAATATGTTCATACTACTAGACTACTAACAGAGCAGGAAATTCGGGAAGCTTCTATTCTTCAAACTTGAAAACATAGTTACAAAAGCCCGACAATAATTTACGAGTAGTATTCGAGATAAAATCCATTGATGGGGGAAGGATAACATTGACATACAATTATGTAAAGTAgtgaaatttgaacaaactgcttttttttttctttcctttctttgATCACGAATGGATAACATTGACATACAATTATGTAGGATTGTAGATTTCTAAACAGTAACCCTTATTTATCATCTTTGGCAAATTGGATATATTTGAACTAAATGGTATTACATACATGTGATTCATTTGAAAAACTATCTAGTCTAGTGTGTAGATTTTAGTCTCTTCGGTTAGAGTAAGGGTCCCTTTACACATCCTGATCATCAAATTCGGAAATATTTGCAAATGTTGCTTTGTCTGGGTTTAATGAAAACATTTTCCTTGTCACACTTAGATTCATGTTGCCATCTCTTTAGATAACATCAATATATAGGCGGCAATGCTGAACTCGTGACAATACAAATGGGAGAGGAAATATCATTATGCAGTGATCTCAACTAGAGATATGTTCTGGTTTATACATTAGTTGTCAATTCTTCAGTAGGAATCCTATAGGGAACTGGGTGGTGGGGAGATAAAAGGAAGTATTTGgaagaaataaaatgaataagtagaTTATGCTTCAGCATTATTGGTGAAAATATAACTGCTATAGAAATTTGAGTTCGACCGTACTTCCTATTCTTTATTTGATATGGGCTTATCATGCTCTAATCCCAATGTTACACTTTTGATTGGTTTGTTGAACCATAATTTACTAAAAGAATGTTAATACCTACCATTTTTATGCTGCTCACATCCTCATTAGTCATTTCTCTCTGCCAACATTGAGCATTTATCAAGAATCTTGTGTTTCTCAATCATGAAAAGGATGTTAACTTTGGTTTTGCTGTTATCACTGTTTCTAACATCGTACAATACATTCAAAGGATGTTGAAGCAACTTTTCCTTGAGTTTGCATCTCATATGCTATTATAGCCGTTATGACATTGATATCTATGATTGGAATGAATTCATGTTGGGTGACATGCTAGTTTTTGACtaaaatagattttaaaaacattcaagtattatgaaaatgaaaatgttaaatatattatttgataagAATAATGCCTTGCTTTTGGTAAATTGGTAAGTTGCTTATCCTGTTTCATGCAGTTGAAATTTAGAATgctctttattttgtttttttaacatcattgttattaatttttctgttttcatGGCCAAACCTAATTGCTTTTCATAAAACATGCACCCCAGAATcacaagaagaagaacaaataAGAAGAGAAAAACTGAAAGTGTAAAGACAAACTCCTATTAAACAATGTTTTACATGATGAGACACACTCCTATAATACTTAACAACTGTACTTTTGTTGGTTAAGTGACAAGACTTGTCTGTAGAGTCCAAAGACTGAATATACGAAAGTTCGTTAGATTTGATTTCCTCCAAAAGATGACATTACAAAAAGAATTTCACTATAATCTCGCTCGCTGAAACTGAATAATAGTGCAAATAGATCTTTTCTTTCCCTGAATGAAACTAAAAGAAAACGTTTTCTGCTGGAGGAGATGAGATCAGCATCTATACTGTCTTTTTAGATGATGCTGGTTCACTGAATTGCTTTCCAAAATTTATGTAGTTTCTTGACTGTACAAAATACATGGCTCTCTATTACAAAACTCTTAAAACTTAGATTGAAACAAGAGAAAAAACCAACCAACTGCTGTGAAGAACTTTTGATGATAATGCAGGTACAGCTCTCTATTTTTCTAACCTGCTCTGCATTTCGAAGCATGCCAACTTTTGTTTCTCATTCTTCTGAATGTTAGCGACTCAGCATAGTTTTGCTTTCTCTCCTAGTCAAGAGAACATGAAATGTTAAGCCCTGTTGTGAATAGGATCTGATCCTCTTCGTACTCTTCTTTTGCTCGATTGATTTGGATCGAGCCTGTTGTTGACATTTGCTGAACTCTTCTTTGTAGGAACAGACACATTGTTGACACTTGCCGAATTCTTCTTTGAGTTCAACATTTCATTCTCTGTAGCTTTCAGAGTATGTTGATTCTGCAGCAATATCCTGTGCTCTTTTTGGCTTTGTCTTAGTGCAATTTCTAAACTTCTCAGGCCTAACACTTCCTTTGGTTGAAATGATATTAAGAACCCAACAAAGAGAAGAAGAATTATTCTAGAAGGATAGAACACCATATTCACTTCACTCTAAAACAACAATAGAAGTTATGTTCTTTTTGTTTAGAGTGACACAAGACAAGAGAGTAAACACCTCTCTTCTAGTACTATCTGTTTTCTTATGGTCCATTCCTGTAGATATAAGCTTGTTATATATGTCCCACTAGATTTGGATTAAGCTTTAAAGTGTAAAGCAAGGAAGGAGGGCCTACAAGAATTTTAGATTCATCTCGAATCAGAAGCCTGAAATAATCTTAACTAATTAAGGCTGTTATTTAAGAATCTGACAAGAATGAATAAAGGGGTTGGGATAATATCCTAGAGAGGCCAAGTATCTTTCTTTGTTTGCATTTCTTTCCCTACACATCTATCATATGCATGCTTTTTTCAATAAAAGAAACCAAACCTAGTCTCTTGGACCCTTGGCCAACTTGCCACATCACAATATTATACCTGTCTGCATATGGATAAATATACTTGTCTTACATTCTTGATTACATTTTTCATGTATAGGTTGGATTTTTTTAACTTGTTATAttgttggcaaaaaaaaaaagagataataatactccctccggtctttaaTATATGAAACAAactactttttaggttcattgaaaaaaattatgtatctGGTCTGCATCAGTTTTtcaatgaacataaaaaatagtttgttttttatattaaggatcaGAGGGAGTATTATCTAGGAAGAAAAAGATTGAGTTTATATGTAAAATATTAATATCTTTATCTTAACCTAATTAAGGTTTTGTATTAATTTTATGTCAAAAATCTATCCAAAAGTTCATTAACCATGCAGGTATAGGTCTTGAATAGGGTTAATAAGGTAAATTGTCATTTCTTTGTGATTAAGAAAGGGGTTATTAAACATTAAGTTGCTTTTGATTGTAATGAGCAGGCAGACAAAAAATGGGCCATCCAGAAGCGGGAGATTAGAACAGTGGAAGCAGATCATATAAAGAATATAAATGTGGGAATAGAACAGTCCCCAAAAGAAACAAACTATTGCTTTATGCTCTTTACTAACTTCTAAGATCTCCCCTTGTTGGCTTTAGAATTCCAAGCTCTCTTCCCAagttaacaaaaattaacaacaatACTTGTTTTCTTGGGCTTAATGTGTATCTTTATGCTTTGTTCTACTTTTAGATTGGTTGCCAAGCCATATTTGTCCCTTCAAAATTTCCATACCCTCTCTTTCTCTTGCTTATTTTACTTTCGGTATTAACCCTCTGATTCTTAGGAGGAAAGGGGTccggtaattcagagttcgaccACGAGGTAAATAAAATATGGCTACGAATTACTCCCATCAGGAATAGAACTCGGGTTCTTCCGAACCATTCGTCTTAGagaagttcattaaccacttgagtcatATGTCTTGGTTcttattttactttctttttaacTCAAAAATATCACATGCAACATAGAACTGTCCAAAGCATAAATTCTCCCACTTTATTATTATAACTAGGTGACATCGTTTCTTAAGATGAAGGGTGACTGGTCATAGTCCTATagtgaaacaaacaaacaaacaattaaCCAGCGCATGAACAATTTATGTTCTCTATctcttttttggtttttttttttttaacatccaATCAAAGTGAGAGTTTGTATGATTTGTCGCTttccattttttcatttttcatcttaACGTTTGAAACTTACTTTTGAGTGTCACCTTGTTGCAAACCACATTCCCTTGAAGAATAtgctctttcttttttattctcaCTCTGAATAGTTGTTAACTTGCATTGGTATCATAGCATGTTGTGACATTCTAATGTTGGAAAACATTGATACTTGAAACAAGCACATATGACTACGGAAAGGGAGTGGTTTGAGCGAGTAGTGTTCTCTCTCTCGATGAAAGTTTGTCTCGTACTTGTCACATTCATGCTAATACATGTTATGCAAGATTTAAGAATCTCGAATAATAGCTATAGTGTTATTTGATTGGATGTacgtataaataagttttacactgttaatacatataaattaatcttataataaaatatggaagcaaaaaattgtatcaaatttctaaaagaaaaattaaatttagcaCTTCAATCATTacttaataagtaaacataatTCAACTTAGGAGCTACATTGAAATTCAATGGATTTAGTCTCACAAAGAGAGCTTGGTTGCAGAATATGTAGAGGTCTTTTACACCTCACccaaaccataaaataaaagaaacgcaggtttcttttatttaaataaagatattttgaatgttaggttttttttttggatggtCTTTTACTTACATGGTTTCTAAGGGGATCCTAGTGGcttcactttttttcttcttttgactGAGAACTGTTTCATTAGAAGGATTTTGGGAATAATCAAATTATTACTATTGTGTCCCAAAAAAGTCTTATTGATCCAAGGGATGCCCTATTAATTTACATATGATTTAGATATCATCTCATGTTACTGTTCAGATGCTTTTGCCAAATTaggaaatagaaaaaaaatgctGAGAGTGGGGCCTTATGCATATTATGATTCTCTATGATTAATAACATGTAACATGTGGTACGGTACGTACAATAATGAGGTTAACTtgatttataagtttgttttccGGTAAAGAATAAGACCCTATCCATTCAACAAATTAAATCAAGAAATTgagctcaagtgattaatgagttaCTCCTAAGACAATCATTGAGGATAACCCGGGTTTGATTCCAAATAGAATTAATTTTTGAccaaattttacttatctcaTGGGCGAACTCTGGATTATCGGGCTGCATTCTCCTGAGAACCAGAtggttaataaaaaatataattatagtgGGGTCCACTTTGCTGTTAATAAAATTTGTACAGCaagaaacaaattaacaaaGGTGAAAATTTTGCACATAATGGCTTTCATAGATTCTCAAGACTGGTCTTAAAGTTGAATGCTCTTTGTAAATTTGTTTTGAATGAAAGTGTGATCCATAATGCTAAGCATGACGGTCTTGGTACATTGAGCACTGACTGAATAAGGCCACCACACAAGTtttaaagagagaaaaagaagaatgacAAAGCAAATTAAAGAAgataaaagcaaaaacaaaaaacaatcaaaagagTAGTAATTGTTACGTTTGTATGGTATTTTGAATAGTTTTTTGCTTAGTTATTTGCTTTGTTCTTTGATATGGATGAGAGTTTCTATGATACTAAATGGACAAAGGTTTATGAAAAAGATATTATTTGTTATTAAGAAAATGATGTCCTATTATCATTTGAATGTcattttcttactttttttttcctctctttaAAATCATTACTAACCCACTCATAATTAAGGTTCTTTAAAAATCCCATTTTcgattgaaattaatttaattaatcttGCGACATAGTAGTAAACTACAAACAAGATTTTGAcaattttaagttaaaaaacTTCTCTTAACCAATGCATTAGTAACACAAATTTTATATAAAGATGATGGGTATGGTTTGCAAACATCAAAGTAGGAGGAAATGATCTCAACTAGGTTGAAATTGGAGAAAAAAAGATGTGCTTATCATATAGTATGTAGGTACAGCACTGGTGCGGGGTACGAGTTCAGGTGCAGGGTGAATACTAAGACTCTCGTTACTGACTTTGAATGTCGGGAAAAAtctgttaaatatgtttggccGACAAGCTAGCTCATAGGTGAGATTgccttcacatatttatacattcAGGTGCCCGAAAATCtaaacaatgtgagacttcagACAAACTCCAACAACATAATTACATATTCAACAAAATCTACATTGACATCCGATCAAAGTGGGGATTCCCCTTCAATGTTAGGGAGCATTCATGTGTGTTTGAACGGTTATAAATTATGTTACCATGCCTAATTTTATGCCAcgaaccaaacaaaatattaaagatAAGAAAAgacaaaccaaacaaaacctaATTTTAAGTCaattgttttcattatttttaacaaatgaaatacatattttaacaaatgaaaataaaaaatatttttacaaattaaatgaGCCCCAAGTGTGCGAAGTAATCTTATCCCTAGGCCAAAGAAAAATGACTCATTTTTTATATGTTGAAGCTAGATCCATTGTGGACCTAATTTAGTTGTGCCTATAATTACAAATTACAAAAATGAGGCGTTAAGTatcattttctttaagaaaataaaccaaaaccCAAATGAAAATGTGGTGGAGAAAATTCGGGTACGGAGTAATCGACATTCTCCCATTTCTCCTAAGATAAAATTTTAACGGTAAAATACTAGTAATTGGTTCCCTTTAAAAAAGATCCAATCATCCAATGCGATCGCACAAGTTAAACATGGATGAATATGATCCAGTCTAGTTGAGGAATCTATTCAATTTGATCacaaacacaataaataaataaataaataaggaaaatgctaaacagtgccccgggacGAAAATGAGTCATGAACATGGATGAATATGATCCAATCTAGTTGAGGAATATATTCAATTTGATCacaaacacaataaataaataaataaataaggaaaatgctaaacagtgccccgagACACTGGTtaaacatgttaaaatagaaattctatcttgaaatgcgtgcattcaatgcctcaaaagtacaaaaagttgtattttcaatataaattttattttttatttcctttttaggtatgcttaacaagtgtccaggggcactgtttagcatgaccctatttATAAAACAATTTCTAGCTCAACTATtgaaaatgtcgaaattgttaggtcggatgTCAATGTCAGGACCAGGGTTCAAACCCCGATCcatccactttgtgtgtgtgagtatTCAATGACTTATTATTTCGTCTACAAAAAATACTATTAACGAAGATTATGTGACAGTTTTGAAGCTTAAGAATGAATCACAAGTTTGGAACATATGTGATGATTTGAGTAACGTATGATTAGCAAGGACCAAAGTTGATGATAAGGCTCGTTGGCTGCTATAAATCTTtacaaaaagaaagggaaaaagtTGAAGCTACAAAGAGAATGTCACCAAAACATAAGCTAAAGTTAGACGCTTGTTTGTATGTGTTCTTATCTTTGATTTAAAATTGATCATGTCCATCTTGAGTTATAATTATCACTAGTCTGTGTAGATCGAATATATGCTTATTTGCTTTGTTCTAAAGAGaaattggaagaaaataaattattcagaCGCCAATTTCCTTGTAGCCCCACCAAGGGTCCTATAGTTGCTTCAATTAGCTACAATATCTCAATAAACATATGCTTGTGCCTTGTGGTAGTGGATGTGTAAATagttacaattatatatatatagcacatTGGATTAGGatgacaataaaactcatattCATGGGTATCCGTCCAAACTCCAAACCCTATCtgctttgacggggaaaattcgaattgactgggtttgggttcgggttttccccgatttcaaaagatggatTTGTGATGGGTAATTGGGACACTGATACCCACCctgaacccgccccgcttatactaaaattagattttacttattttacattaaaaaccCTTAAACAATCttttaaattacattcatatgtttatttttatttttacattagaAGCCCTTTAACaaactattttctctatttcttttctttatttaaaaaaatattgttgaaacaaaataattttggacatttaacttctttttttaataaaaaaaatactaaaatacatttaacttcatgtggaaagaggcgtaacGGGGATACCGAACCCCGTCGAGTATGAATTTGGGGTTATACATTTTATTCCGCTCGaaatttggattggtttgggaAAACCTGAATTTcatgggtttgagtttggggagGGCAATATCCGTCCCTGCCCCATTGCCATGACTACTTTGGATTGAATATGTATTCAAACACATGTGTCCAATATCGAATTAACATATATAATCgataacttttattttcttaaattattattgaatCTACACGGTAGTGACATAGTGTTGTCAATGGCGGAGAAAAAAAGAGTTAGTGgtgcaaaaaatatattcaagggGTTCATATGCAAATAAAAggatatttttactttttttttaagttcaaaGTCCTCTTGAGAGGGTTAGCTCCATTCACGAGTATTGTCCGATATTCGTGTCTGTACTAATACTTTACAACCTACAATTTTGGTTGTATCCTTTCCAACATATACTTTAGTAGAAGGCCTTAATTTATATCAAGAACATTTTACTCTCAAGTTTTTGTGTCCATTTTTCATTCTATTTGACAGATTATTAAACTCTTATTGTTATCAATTTTCATCTATAAATTGACACTCTTgtgttcaatttttgttttctttcacaTTCTCAAACTCTTCGTGTGTTCTATAAATTGACACTTTcgtgttcaattttttttctttcacattctCAAACTCTCATTCTTTCAGTTTTcatcttttaatatattttcatcGACTCATTTATAAACGGACGCATAATTCGTCTTCGGTAACACACAGGAACGGATCTAGGATTTTTTTTGGTGTGTGACCAAATTTATTAGCATCAAAAGTTTTAAATGACAATGTTGAATTCAAGCATGAAACATATTTATCTGTCTCAAATTTTTGGTCATTTTAGAATTTCGCACattaattaagaaataataaatattgaaatgttatgttatttttactcttactttttatttttttaaaaaaaaatcatttaatagatttttttagtttttataaggaacaaagGGTAACAATAACATATTATTAACTGTACTTTGGTCTTTTAAAAGAACTAAAATTTtggcacaaaaaaaaaaaaatagagacaaaagggaatattaaaaaatttattaatctcTTCACTATATTTAACTTTAAACTTATGCGAGTGGAAATTTATAACACTAAATAAATTgtatttctcttttatttatcattttttaacatGATATGTATTTAACACTAGTGAATAATATATAACACTAAATTTATAACACTaaataactctttttttttgtctagtagcCTAGTGgatagaaatttcaccttaaaagtgaataactAGAGTGCTTGGAGTTTAAACCCCAACTTCTGAATAATATATGATGTCTCAACCATTTGAGTTATACTCACGGagacaaaacatatttaactctataCACATACCGGCttaatgtatgtatgtatgtataaaaaaaattgagaattttggtGTGGCAATGAACACACTCGGCCTAGGCATAGATCCGTCCCTGGTTACGCATAACATTTCCATTGGTGTTATTTAATGATCAGGTTGAAAATGTTATGGTAGGTGACAAGGATTTTTTGCCAAATCAAAAACATTATGACTAACCGAAATGGATTCTACCAAAATGGAATTTTCTTATACACAAATGAGACTGTTCCATGCTACCAAACTAGAAAGTGGAAGCAACTAAGTGGCATGTAGGACCAAAAGCAGAAGCCTGTAATACACAAAGCAGGACCTGCCCCTGATCTTCTCCTAAAAGTTGAGATCCTTAATGGGGACTAACATGGACAAGAGCAACCTGCTCCTATCCTTTGGAGAGATATTCCATTTACTTCCAATTATTTTTATGCTTGATGGGGACGCAATTATTTATCATACAGGTTGTTGATGGACAAGGTAATCTTAAACAATTTGGAGATTATTTTCTAATTTCAAGAATGGGTCtctaatataaaaagaaaaagaaaaagaaaaaagaaaaaatagatttttttgactaaataacatcaataacattTTCTTTGACTAAAATAGATgttctttatttaaattataaataatatcaataatattttttttattcaataacatttcaccaaaataaaaaaaaaaagtcgataacataaaaaattcatccttacaaataacattaaaaagAGAGAGGGAGAGGAACAAAGTGGGTTGGAGCTGAAGTGAATTAAACCCTAAAAAGTAGAATCACATCTTAAATCAAAGGGCACAAACAATAATTGAAGatgtatgaataaaaaaaatgataaaattatgaaaaatcaGGTACTCAAAAGACTTAGGATCTTAATTGAGAAAATAGACTTGTGAGGTGAAAATTATTTCCACTTTATAAATTCATGTTCAAATCATCTCACATTCATAGTAGATAATCAAAATGTCTCATGGACAATTGCAATTAAGTAGGAATTGTTTCCCCTTGGTGAAGGGTTATTCATGAGTAAACATATTGGATAAtcaaattatcatatatattacAATTGAATTGAGCTCACGGCATTGCCTAATTTGGTAGAAAATATCTTTTCCATAACCCAATCAAAGTGGCTAGAAAGTATACACCAAAGCTCACGGCATTACCTAATTTACGAGAAAATAGTATACACTAAAGACTAAAGTAGAAAATAGTATACACTAAAGTAGTAACATACTAATTAATAGTTATAAATCGAATTTTGTTTCATTACATTCAACGGGTGGTGGTAGTATCCACCTCAAGAGCATTTCTATCTAGCTCAAAGTCTGATTagacaaaacaaattaaaacccAAATGTTCTGTACTATAGACTTGTTTTTAGTTCTGAGTCTGACATTTTTGTTGGTTACTGCGCCGGTGGGTTTGTTGGTTCCATTCTAGTTTTGCGCTGGTGGTTTTGGTGGCTGCGCCAGTAGGGGGTGTTGGTTGATGGCAGTGTTTTTGTTGGTCACTACAGCGCAACAGGTAATGGATGTTAGCAGCGATGTTTGTTCTCTCTGTCGTTACCCTTTCCTATGCTGATGTTTTTCATAGTCTTCTCCGACAACCATGCAATTAGATTGCAAATGTAGATCTTTTGCTTTTACCAGAGGTTTTCGGCGGTCTTCATTAAGCCTGTTACTTTGGTGGGTTGCAGTTTGCTTAGATCTATGTGGAGTGTGTTTAGTTGACGACGTTTACTTTTAGTAAAGAAGATTTTGGTGTGGCAAGGGTTA
It contains:
- the LOC123905012 gene encoding lipoate--protein ligase 1-like, producing the protein MSSVLGKAREGIVPLMKIVRLKGMSILDQLHLEERLLRTSSDNWCLINHGTNSPAIVMGLSGKLSELVETKSVLRDHIPIIRRFTGGGTVVVDNGTIFVTLICNKDAVPNVQPFPRPIMSWSGLLYGKVFEGLADFHLRENDYAFGDRKFGGNAQSITKNRWIHHTSFLWDYQVKNMSYLKLPSKAPKYRLTRDHTDFICRMKEHMPRSEFIERTIKAVGDEFSVSPVSLDSIDIDSVSEYVHTTRLLTEQEIREASILQT